The Acidobacteriota bacterium genome contains a region encoding:
- a CDS encoding NADH-quinone oxidoreductase subunit L, translating into MHPSVYNALWLEPIIPFVSAFVLMVWGRNLGKRVAAWLGSLSIGASFVISLLIGIAFMKSSGAPFTQIVWHWVAVGSFHVDMGLYLDALSVVMTLVVSFVSFLIHVYSTEHMEHSEGYERFFAYMNLFVASMLTLTLANNLLLLLLGWEGVGLCSYLLIGFWYGDEANGLAGRKAFIVTRAGDTAFILGLFLLFDRLGTLDIQPLMAAARLHWHVGAAAATVACFLLIGGAVGKSAQLPLQTWLPDAMAGPTPTSALIHAATMVTAGVYLIARTHVLFELSPAAMFAVALIGFCTLLLAGFSALAQTDIKRILAYSTVSQIGYMFLALGVGAWSAAIFHLVSHAFFKALLFLASGVVIEALADEHNIFKMGGLRHKLPLAFWCFVFAGSALAGLPLISAGFYSKGVIMWQAGASPFGHTWLWIGAMVGALLTALYISRLIFVVFYGKQQQPPRLFPRWTIQWPMIILAFLSMLAGFFNLPAAFGGGERMTHFLSTALPVLDVVRLNSMSELASEAIAAVAFFLGVYLIWLFYLQKPSLVENLMAGGFAQDLHRFWYSDWGMDWFYDRVFVNPTVVLARRGRHDVVDKIFDGIAWLCQTFYRWLSPTESGLVRRYAGWITAGAILLMVVVLWGRP; encoded by the coding sequence ATGCACCCCTCCGTTTACAACGCGCTCTGGCTCGAGCCCATCATCCCCTTCGTCTCGGCCTTCGTCCTCATGGTCTGGGGACGCAATCTCGGCAAGCGCGTCGCCGCCTGGCTGGGTTCGCTCTCGATCGGCGCTTCCTTTGTCATCTCGCTGCTGATCGGCATCGCCTTCATGAAGTCGTCCGGAGCGCCCTTCACCCAGATCGTCTGGCACTGGGTCGCGGTGGGCAGTTTCCACGTCGACATGGGCCTCTACCTCGACGCCCTGTCGGTGGTCATGACCCTGGTGGTGAGCTTCGTCAGCTTTTTGATCCATGTGTATTCGACCGAACACATGGAACATTCCGAGGGCTACGAGCGCTTCTTCGCCTACATGAATCTGTTCGTCGCGTCGATGCTGACGCTGACCCTGGCGAACAACCTGCTGCTGCTGCTGCTGGGTTGGGAAGGCGTCGGCCTGTGCAGTTACTTGCTGATCGGCTTCTGGTACGGCGATGAAGCCAACGGCCTCGCCGGCCGCAAAGCCTTCATCGTCACCCGCGCCGGCGACACGGCCTTCATCCTCGGCCTCTTCCTGCTCTTCGACCGTCTCGGTACGCTCGACATTCAGCCGCTGATGGCCGCCGCCCGGCTGCACTGGCACGTCGGTGCGGCGGCGGCGACGGTGGCCTGCTTCCTGCTGATCGGCGGCGCGGTGGGCAAATCCGCGCAGCTTCCCCTGCAGACCTGGCTGCCCGACGCCATGGCCGGTCCCACCCCCACCAGCGCCCTCATCCATGCCGCCACCATGGTCACCGCCGGCGTCTACCTCATCGCCCGCACCCATGTGCTCTTCGAGCTCTCGCCCGCGGCCATGTTCGCCGTCGCCCTGATCGGTTTCTGCACCCTGTTGCTTGCCGGCTTCTCCGCCCTCGCCCAGACCGACATCAAGCGCATTCTCGCCTACTCCACCGTCAGTCAGATCGGCTACATGTTCCTCGCCCTCGGCGTCGGCGCCTGGTCGGCGGCGATTTTCCACCTCGTCAGTCACGCCTTCTTCAAGGCTCTCCTCTTCCTCGCCTCCGGCGTCGTCATCGAAGCCCTGGCCGACGAGCACAACATCTTCAAAATGGGTGGCCTGCGCCACAAACTGCCGCTCGCCTTCTGGTGCTTCGTCTTTGCCGGCTCCGCCCTTGCCGGTTTGCCCCTCATCAGCGCCGGCTTTTACAGCAAGGGAGTGATTATGTGGCAGGCCGGCGCCAGCCCCTTCGGCCACACTTGGCTCTGGATCGGCGCCATGGTCGGCGCCCTCCTGACCGCCCTCTACATCTCCCGCCTCATCTTTGTTGTCTTCTACGGCAAGCAACAGCAGCCCCCGCGCCTGTTCCCGCGTTGGACCATCCAGTGGCCGATGATCATCCTGGCGTTCCTGTCGATGCTCGCCGGCTTCTTCAATCTCCCCGCAGCCTTCGGCGGCGGCGAGCGCATGACCCATTTCCTCTCGACCGCTCTGCCCGTGCTCGACGTCGTTCGCCTCAACAGCATGAGCGAGCTCGCCTCCGAAGCCATCGCCGCCGTGGCGTTTTTCCTGGGCGTCTATCTCATCTGGCTGTTCTATCTCCAGAAGCCGTCGCTGGTCGAAAATCTCATGGCGGGCGGCTTTGCCCAGGACCTGCACCGCTTCTGGTACTCCGACTGGGGCATGGACTGGTTCTATGACCGCGTCTTCGTAAACCCCACCGTCGTCCTCGCCCGCCGCGGCCGCCACGATGTGGTCGACAAAATCTTCGACGGCATTGCCTGGCTCTGCCAGACCTTCTATCGCTGGCTCTCGCCCACCGAGTCCGGCCTCGTCCGCCGCTACGCCGGCTGGATCACCGCCGGCGCCATCCTCCTGATGGTCGTCGTCCTCTGGGGGCGCCCATGA
- a CDS encoding NADH-quinone oxidoreductase subunit J, whose amino-acid sequence MPVLFGFAAIIAIIATILAITRMNAFHALLYLVPSLLAVAVAIYALGAPYLAALEVIIYAGAIMVLFVFVTMMLNLGAAAKQQEKQWQPGRGWIGPVILAALLLAAFLWTIIPSPAPAYAIHHVGPQAVGRSLLSTYIIGVELASVLLMGAVIAAYHIGSSVGRRQTHTVEEEMAATTKGATQ is encoded by the coding sequence ATGCCAGTCTTATTCGGCTTCGCCGCCATCATCGCCATCATCGCCACCATCCTGGCGATCACGCGCATGAACGCCTTCCACGCCCTGCTCTATCTCGTCCCCTCGCTGCTGGCGGTCGCGGTGGCCATCTACGCTCTGGGCGCGCCCTATCTGGCGGCTCTCGAAGTCATCATTTACGCCGGCGCCATCATGGTGCTCTTCGTCTTCGTGACCATGATGCTGAACCTGGGGGCAGCCGCCAAGCAGCAGGAAAAGCAATGGCAGCCGGGCCGTGGCTGGATCGGCCCCGTCATCCTCGCCGCCCTACTGCTCGCCGCCTTCCTCTGGACGATTATCCCCAGCCCCGCCCCCGCCTACGCCATCCATCACGTCGGTCCACAAGCCGTCGGCCGCTCGCTGCTGTCCACCTACATCATCGGCGTCGAGCTGGCCTCGGTCCTGCTCATGGGCGCCGTCATCGCCGCCTATCACATCGGCTCCAGCGTCGGCCGCCGCCAGACCCACACGGTGGAAGAGGAAATGGCCGCCACAACAAAAGGAGCGACGCAATGA
- the nuoI gene encoding NADH-quinone oxidoreductase subunit NuoI, with protein MFSIIRTLWDVFLHMFAKRVTIQYPEEKAYLSARYRGRIILSRDPDGGERCVACYLCAVVCPVDCIALQATEDETGRRYPEWFRINFSRCIFCGLCEDACPTYAIQLTPDIEMSEYRRQDMVYEKENLLINGPGKYPGYNFWRVSGVQIGGKDKGQSEHEAPPVDLHSLLP; from the coding sequence ATGTTCTCCATCATTCGCACTCTCTGGGACGTTTTCCTGCACATGTTCGCCAAACGTGTGACCATCCAGTACCCGGAGGAAAAGGCCTATTTATCCGCCCGCTATCGCGGCCGCATCATCCTTTCCCGCGACCCCGACGGTGGCGAACGCTGCGTCGCCTGCTACCTCTGCGCCGTGGTCTGCCCGGTCGACTGCATCGCCCTGCAAGCCACCGAAGACGAAACCGGCCGCCGCTACCCCGAGTGGTTCCGCATCAATTTTTCCCGCTGCATCTTCTGCGGCCTCTGCGAGGATGCTTGCCCCACCTACGCAATTCAACTGACACCCGACATCGAAATGAGCGAATATCGGCGTCAGGACATGGTCTACGAAAAGGAGAACCTGCTCATCAACGGCCCCGGCAAATACCCCGGCTACAACTTCTGGCGTGTCTCCGGCGTCCAGATCGGCGGCAAAGACAAAGGCCAATCCGAACACGAAGCCCCCCCCGTCGATCTCCACTCCCTCCTCCCATGA
- the nuoK gene encoding NADH-quinone oxidoreductase subunit NuoK — MTHMGLLLAAVLFAIGVVGLIARRNLLMILVSIEVMLNAAGLAFIAAASAWNQPDGQVMFLFILAVAAAEVAVGLALLLQLHHQTQSVEADKANKMKG; from the coding sequence ATGACTCACATGGGTTTGTTGCTCGCTGCAGTCCTCTTCGCCATCGGTGTAGTCGGCCTGATCGCCCGCCGCAATTTGCTCATGATTCTCGTGTCGATCGAAGTTATGCTGAACGCCGCCGGTCTCGCCTTCATCGCCGCCGCCTCCGCCTGGAACCAGCCCGATGGCCAGGTCATGTTCCTCTTCATCCTCGCCGTCGCCGCCGCCGAAGTCGCCGTCGGCCTCGCTCTTCTCCTGCAGCTCCACCACCAAACCCAATCCGTCGAGGCCGACAAGGCCAACAAGATGAAAGGATAA
- a CDS encoding NADH-quinone oxidoreductase subunit M, translating into MILLWILVILAAAGGLAALAARWSNSAPRWIALIGIALDFVLTLQIWIRSGAGQFTGAQQGHWLREVNWNWIPQFGIHFHLALDGLSLLLLLLTFALGMIGVLCSWREIGGADHREAAGAEPPSKGGASRGIGFFHLNLCWLILGITGVFLAMDLFLFYFAWELMLVPMFFLIAIWGHERRVYASIKFFLFTQISGLLMLLAILALYFKHHAATGVYTFEYAQLLHTPLSPSVALLILLGFFAAFSVKLPMFPFHTWLPDAHTEASTAGSLILAGLMLKTGAYGLLRFILPLFPHAARAFAPWAMVLAGIGIVYGALLAYGQTDMKRLVAYTSVSHMGFVLLGVFAAALAGPGSEAAKWALEGVVLEILCHGFSTGALFVITGLIQERLHTREMAEMNGLWAVIPRASGAGQFFAMAAIGLPGLGNFVAEFLILLGVFHVSVGLAIVGAIGILVSTFYGIEMVQQAFQGPNRHHWQVPDLNFREALSLVPMMAVLLWLGLYPQPVLNEAAPSLALIESQLAASQVRTATLPKVPLTLTAHADPPKRNARRRVLK; encoded by the coding sequence ATGATCCTACTGTGGATACTGGTCATCCTCGCCGCCGCAGGAGGTTTGGCCGCCCTCGCCGCCCGCTGGTCCAACAGCGCCCCGCGCTGGATCGCCCTCATCGGCATCGCCCTCGACTTCGTCCTCACTCTCCAAATCTGGATCCGTTCCGGCGCTGGCCAGTTCACCGGCGCGCAGCAAGGCCACTGGCTGCGCGAAGTCAACTGGAACTGGATTCCGCAGTTCGGCATCCACTTCCATCTCGCCCTCGACGGCCTCAGCCTGCTGCTGCTTCTGCTCACCTTCGCCCTGGGCATGATCGGCGTCCTCTGCTCCTGGCGCGAAATCGGGGGCGCCGACCACCGGGAGGCGGCGGGGGCGGAGCCCCCGAGTAAGGGCGGCGCGAGCCGCGGCATTGGATTTTTTCATCTCAATCTTTGCTGGCTGATCCTGGGCATCACCGGCGTCTTCCTGGCGATGGATTTGTTCCTGTTCTACTTCGCCTGGGAATTGATGCTGGTGCCCATGTTCTTCCTCATCGCCATTTGGGGCCATGAGCGCCGCGTCTACGCCTCGATCAAGTTTTTCCTCTTTACCCAGATCAGCGGCCTGCTTATGCTGCTGGCCATTCTGGCGCTCTACTTCAAGCACCACGCCGCCACCGGTGTCTACACCTTCGAGTACGCCCAGCTTCTCCACACCCCGCTCTCGCCCAGCGTCGCGCTCTTGATTCTGCTCGGCTTCTTCGCGGCCTTTTCCGTCAAGCTGCCGATGTTCCCCTTCCACACCTGGCTGCCCGATGCCCACACCGAAGCGTCCACCGCCGGCAGTCTCATCCTCGCCGGCCTCATGCTCAAGACTGGCGCCTACGGCCTGTTGCGCTTCATCCTGCCGCTCTTCCCGCACGCCGCCCGCGCCTTCGCGCCCTGGGCGATGGTTCTCGCCGGCATCGGCATCGTTTACGGCGCTCTGCTCGCCTACGGCCAGACGGATATGAAGCGCCTGGTCGCCTACACCAGCGTCAGCCACATGGGCTTCGTCCTGCTCGGCGTCTTCGCTGCCGCCCTCGCCGGTCCCGGCAGCGAGGCGGCGAAATGGGCGCTCGAGGGCGTGGTGCTCGAAATCCTCTGCCACGGCTTCTCCACCGGCGCCCTCTTCGTCATTACTGGCCTGATCCAGGAGCGTCTGCACACCCGCGAGATGGCGGAGATGAACGGCCTCTGGGCCGTCATCCCACGCGCCAGCGGCGCCGGACAATTTTTCGCCATGGCGGCCATCGGCCTGCCCGGCCTCGGCAACTTCGTCGCCGAATTTCTGATCCTGCTCGGCGTCTTCCACGTCAGCGTTGGCCTGGCCATCGTCGGCGCCATCGGCATTCTGGTCTCGACCTTCTACGGCATCGAAATGGTGCAGCAGGCTTTCCAGGGCCCCAACCGCCACCACTGGCAAGTGCCCGACCTCAACTTCCGCGAAGCCCTCTCGCTCGTGCCCATGATGGCCGTCCTCCTCTGGCTCGGCCTCTACCCCCAACCCGTCCTGAATGAAGCCGCACCAAGCTTGGCCCTCATCGAAAGCCAGTTAGCGGCGTCTCAAGTGCGCACCGCAACGCTCCCCAAAGTTCCCCTCACCCTCACGGCGCACGCAGACCCTCCGAAGCGCAACGCGCGAAGGAGGGTTCTTAAATGA
- the nuoH gene encoding NADH-quinone oxidoreductase subunit NuoH: MKELVNLVSPYPIWSLLGILFFALNIAAFLIWVERRLLAVWQDRYGPNRVGPFGLLQPLADAVKLFFKEDWIPPFADKWPFIVAPAIVAATVLMGFAVVPFASGIVVTDLNIGLLFFLAMSSLGVYSVVIGGWASNNKYSLLGGMRAAAQMLSYEVFMGLAVMGTVILAGSFSLGAIVQAQEKNMLFVIPQFLGFVLFLIAGVAETRRLPFDLPEAESELVAGFHSEYSGMKFGLFFVGEYLGVTLISCLITVLFFGGWLGPGLPGLVWFLIKMFGFIGFFILLRAALPRPRFDQLMTWGWKLMLPLALANLLVTGAIVVALK, encoded by the coding sequence ATGAAGGAACTGGTAAACCTGGTCAGCCCGTACCCGATCTGGTCCCTGCTCGGCATCCTCTTCTTCGCTCTCAACATCGCCGCCTTCCTCATCTGGGTGGAGCGCCGCTTGCTCGCCGTCTGGCAGGACCGCTACGGTCCCAACCGCGTCGGCCCCTTCGGTCTGCTCCAGCCCCTCGCCGACGCCGTCAAGCTGTTTTTCAAGGAAGACTGGATTCCGCCCTTCGCCGACAAATGGCCCTTCATCGTCGCGCCCGCCATCGTCGCCGCCACCGTTCTCATGGGCTTTGCCGTCGTGCCCTTCGCCTCCGGCATTGTCGTCACCGACCTCAACATCGGCCTGCTGTTCTTCCTCGCCATGTCCTCGCTCGGCGTCTACAGCGTGGTCATCGGCGGCTGGGCCTCGAACAACAAGTATTCGCTCCTCGGCGGCATGCGCGCCGCCGCCCAGATGCTCAGCTACGAAGTCTTCATGGGCCTCGCGGTCATGGGCACGGTAATTCTCGCCGGCTCCTTCAGCCTGGGCGCCATTGTGCAGGCCCAGGAGAAGAACATGCTGTTTGTGATTCCGCAGTTCCTGGGCTTCGTCCTCTTTCTCATCGCCGGCGTCGCCGAAACCCGCCGCCTGCCCTTCGATCTGCCCGAAGCCGAATCCGAACTCGTCGCCGGCTTCCACAGTGAGTACTCGGGCATGAAGTTCGGCCTGTTTTTCGTGGGCGAGTACCTGGGCGTCACGCTCATCTCCTGCCTGATCACGGTGCTGTTTTTCGGCGGCTGGCTGGGTCCGGGCCTGCCTGGCCTGGTCTGGTTCCTGATCAAGATGTTCGGTTTCATCGGTTTCTTCATCCTCTTGCGGGCGGCCCTGCCGCGCCCGCGTTTTGACCAGTTGATGACCTGGGGCTGGAAGCTGATGCTGCCGCTCGCCCTGGCCAACTTACTGGTGACAGGAGCCATCGTCGTCGCGCTCAAGTAG